The following coding sequences are from one Cygnus olor isolate bCygOlo1 chromosome 2, bCygOlo1.pri.v2, whole genome shotgun sequence window:
- the LOC121065061 gene encoding feather keratin 1-like, whose product MLSCAQALSPRGHSRTSIKAGPATRTLTQSSRRLLPCAQQGTLHTTDMSCYDICRPCGPTPLANSCNEPCVRQCEDSRVVIQPPAVLVTLPGPILSSFPQNTAVGSSASAAVGSNLSAQGVPISSGGFGGFGLGGFGFGGLGCISGGRACYPC is encoded by the exons ATGCTGTCATGCGCACAGGCTCTCTCGCCCCGCGGGCACTCACGGACCAGCATAAAAGCCGGCCCTGCGACTCGCACCCTCACACAATCCTCCCGACGCCTTCTCCCCTGCGCCCAACAAG GGACCCTCCACACCACAGACATGTCCTGCTACGACATCTGCCGCCCCTGCGGACCCACCCCGCTGGCTAACAGCTGCAACGAGCCCTGTGTCAGGCAGTGCGAGGACTCCCGCGTCGTCATCCAGCCTCCTGCCGTGCTGGTCACCCTGCCAGgacccatcctcagctccttcccccagaaCACCGCTGTTGGATCCTCCGCATCAGCTGCCGTGGGCAGCAACCTCAGCGCCCAGGGAGTGCCCATCTCCTCCGGGGGATTCGGAGGCTTTGGCCTTGGAGGCTTTGGCTTCGGAGGTCTTGGCTGCATCAGCGGCGGAAGAGCCTGCTACCCCTGCTAA
- the LOC121065062 gene encoding feather keratin 1-like, producing MLSCAKALSPRGHSWTSIKAGPATRTLTQSSRRLLPCAQQGTLHTTDMSCYDICRPCGPTPLANSCNEPCVRQCEDSHVAIQPPAVLVTLPGPILSSFPQNTAVGSSASAAVGSNLSAQGVPISSGGFGGFGLGGLGCINGGRACYPC from the exons ATGCTGTCATGCGCAAAGGCTCTCTCGCCCCGCGGGCACTCATGGACCAGCATAAAAGCCGGCCCTGCGACTCGCACCCTCACACAATCCTCCCGACGCCTTCTCCCCTGCGCCCAACAAG GGACCCTCCACACCACAGACATGTCCTGCTACGACATCTGCCGCCCCTGCGGACCCACCCCGCTGGCTAACAGCTGCAACGAGCCCTGTGTCAGGCAGTGCGAGGACTCCCACGTCGCCATCCAGCCTCCTGCCGTGCTGGTCACCCTGCCAGgacccatcctcagctccttcccccagaaCACCGCCGTTGGATCCTCCGCATCAGCTGCCGTGGGCAGCAACCTCAGCGCCCAGGGAGTGCCCATCTCCTCCGGGGGATTCGGAGGCTTTGGCCTTGGAggcctgggctgcatcaacgGCGGAAGAGCCTGCTACCCCTGCTAA
- the LOC121066431 gene encoding cytochrome P450 11B, mitochondrial-like translates to MPLLFTLFELARNPPVQAALRTEIRAAEAGGGRELHAVLGALPLLRAALKETLRLYPVGITVQRYPTRDVVLHNYRVPAGTLCQVSLYAMGRSPAVFPHPERYEPARWLGGERTAFKALAFGFGARQCIGRRLAEAEMMLFLLHVLRNFSVETASTEDLGTVFGFILMPEKPPLLTFRPLE, encoded by the exons ATGCCGCTGCTGTTCACGCTGTTCGAGCTCGCCCGCAACCCGCCGGTCCAGGCCGCGCTGCGCACCGAGATCCGGGCggcggaggcgggggggggccgggagctgcACGCGGTGCTGGGCGCGCTCCCGCTGCTGCGCGCCGCGCTCAAGGAGACCCTCAG gctgtACCCGGTGGGCATCACGGTGCAGCGCTACCCCACCAGGGACGTGGTGCTCCACAACTACCGCGTGCCGGCAGGG ACGCTGTGCCAGGTGTCCCTGTACGCCATGGGCCGCAGCCCCGCCGTCTTCCCCCACCCCGAGCGCTACGAGCCCGCGCGGTGGCTGGGCGGCGAACGCACCGCCTTCAAGGCGCTGGCCTTCGGCTTCGGCGCACGCCAGTGCATCGGGCGGCGGCTGGCCGAGGCCGAGATGAtgctcttcctgctgcac GTGCTGCGCAACTTCTCGGTCGAGACGGCCTCCACCGAGGACCTCGGCACCGTCTTCGGCTTCATTCTGATGCCCGAGAAGCCGCCGCTGCTCACCTTCCGGCCCCTCGAGTGA
- the DGAT1 gene encoding diacylglycerol O-acyltransferase 1, whose translation MLVLSNARLFLENLIKYGILVDPIQVVSLFLKDPYSWPSLCLIIVANVFAVAALTLERRLAAGSLSERVGAALHAANLLAILCFPAAVVLAVTSITPVGAVFTLAVYTVLFLKLFSFRDLNKWCRQRREAKAAPPGGDSSAAASGPAKANGDVGRSGVAYPNNLTYSNLYYFLFAPTLCYELNFPRSPRIRKRFLLRRLFEMLFFIQLMVGLIQQWMVPTIQNSMKPFRDMDYSRIIERLLKLAVPNHLIWLIFFYWFFHSCLNAVAEVMQFGDREFYRDWWNSESVTYFWQNWNIPVHKWCLRHFYKPMLKRGVSKWTAQTAVFLASAFFHEYLVSVPLKMFRLWAFMGMAAQIPLAWFVSKFLRGNYGNAAVWMSLIIGQPIAVLMYVHDYYVLNYEGGR comes from the exons ATGCTG GTCTTGAGCAACGCTCGGCTCTTCCTGGAAAACCTCATCAA GTACGGCATCCTGGTGGACCCCATCCAGGTGGTCTCCCTGTTCCTCAAGGACCCCTACAGCTGGCCCTCGCTCTGCCTCATCATCG TAGCCAACGTCTTCGCCGTGGCGGCCCTGACCCTGGAGAGGCGGCTGGCGGCG GGCTCCCTGTCGGAGCGCGTCGGGGCCGCGCTGCACGCCGCCAACCTGCTGGCCATCCTCTGCTTCCCCGCCGCCGTGGTGCTCGCGGTCACCTCCATCACGCCCG TGGGGGCCGTGTTCACCCTGGCCGTCTACACCGTCCTCTTCCTCAAGCTGTTCTCCTTCAGGGACCTCAACAAGTGGTGCCGCCAGAGGAGGGAGGCCAAAGCGGCCCCCCCGGGCGGGGACAGCTCGGCTGCAG cttcAGGACCCGCTAAGGCCAACGGGGACGTGGGCAGGAGTGGGGTCGCCTACCCCAACAACCTCACCTACAGCA ACCTGTACTACTTCCTCTTCGCGCCCACCCTCTGCTACGAGCTCAACTTCCCCCGCTCCCCGCGGATCCGCAAGCGCTTCCTGCTGCGGCGCCTCTTCGAGatg CTCTTCTTCATCCAGCTGATGGTGGGGCTGATCCAGCAG TGGATGGTGCCCACGATCCAGAACTCTATGAAGCCGTTCCGG GACATGGACTACTCCCGCATCATCGAGCGGCTCCTCAAGCTGGCC GTCCCCAACCACCTCATCTGGCTCATCTTCTTCTACTGGTTCTTCCACTCCTGCCTCAACGCGGTGGCCGAAGTGATGCAGTTCGGGGACCGGGAGTTTTACAGGGACTGGTG GAACTCGGAGTCGGTGACCTACTTCTGGCAGAACTGGAACATCCCCGTGCACAAGTGGTGCCTCAG ACACTTCTACAAGCCCATGCTGAAGCGGGGGGTCAGCAAGTGGACGGCGCAGACGGCCGTGTTCCTGGCCTCCGCCTTCTTCCACGAG TACTTGGTCAGCGTCCCGCTGAAGATGTTCCGCCTCTGGGCTTTCATGGGGATGGCGGCGCAG atccctttgGCTTGGTTCGTGTCCAAGTTCCTCAGGGGTAACTACGGGAACGCGGCCGTCTGGATGTCGCTGATCATCGGGCAGCCCATCGCCGTCCTCATGTACGTGCACGACTACTACGTGCTCAACTACGAGGGGGGCCGCTGA